The nucleotide window GCCATATGCTCAGCACAAAGATGTAAACTAGTCAAGATAGAAGCAACAAAgagaaatcaacaaaaaaaacatttcttttccattctaatatacaaattacattcAGATGGGAGTATTATTGCTAAACATCTCCAAAAAAAATGCCAAAACTTATTAATGTTACAACAATCAACTCCTATTTCCTCAAAACGAAAATGAAGTCTAAAATTTCCACTCAAAACAGAAGTTAAAGTTGTTCAGACCTCACCAGTTGGGAGCTAAAATTGATGAATATTTCACTTGCTCTTGACACTGACTCCTTCCTTCCCAGCAATGATAACAGCAGTGGTCATATCCAAGAACAATCCATGCTCCACCACCCCTTCGAAAGACGCAATCTCCTTCCCAGCAGCAGCAGAATCCCTAATAGGAGTCTTGAAATACAAATCCACAATATAATTAGAGTTATCGGTCACATATGGCTTCCCATTACCATCCAATCTCAACTTTGCATCAACACCCTCTTCCTTAAACAATTCCTGTAACCTAACCAAATTGTACTTCCAACAAAACTGCACCACCTCAACTGGCATAGCCAACCCGGATCCACCAAGACCCGAAACAAGCTTCGAATCATCCACCACAACAACAAACTTATCGGACGCCGCCTCCACCATCTTCTCCCTTAAAAGAGCTCCTCCTCGACCCTTGACTAGGTCGAGATTCGGGTCGACCTCATCAGCACCATCAATAGCTAGATCAATATGTGGGTGGTCGTCAA belongs to Solanum stenotomum isolate F172 chromosome 1, ASM1918654v1, whole genome shotgun sequence and includes:
- the LOC125862194 gene encoding probable ribose-5-phosphate isomerase 3, chloroplastic, translated to MASLSLISPHSPSSSSSSSTLRHSSIIGTRLPSIFLRNPTIRIRSTTPSIKAFSAPVPSPLTQDELKKLAADKAVEYVKSGMVLGLGTGSTAAFVVAKLGELLSSGQLTNIVGVPTSKRTEEQALSLNIPLSTLDDHPHIDLAIDGADEVDPNLDLVKGRGGALLREKMVEAASDKFVVVVDDSKLVSGLGGSGLAMPVEVVQFCWKYNLVRLQELFKEEGVDAKLRLDGNGKPYVTDNSNYIVDLYFKTPIRDSAAAGKEIASFEGVVEHGLFLDMTTAVIIAGKEGVSVKSK